In Bacillus sp. SM2101, the following are encoded in one genomic region:
- a CDS encoding YpjP family protein — MPLWMRKTLVILITISTFGLISPPPSLTVPVSKSNDTSKQDLVNPDLTAEDDEHLFQLEVEEDEENRHQFIETTMTAVEDKSFEKFGQKIGPVIEDEFRIAVLPKIEEVILDLTKQYPDYKLHNLSITESPSGGYGEKIFNIYDNEKNKDLVRFHVRRDHPPLEGYWFNFHYHTYLDTFQAHNDLGSIYWDKNTPPRWKT, encoded by the coding sequence ATGCCACTGTGGATGAGAAAAACACTTGTCATCTTAATCACAATAAGTACATTTGGGTTAATATCTCCACCACCATCTTTAACAGTCCCAGTTTCTAAATCCAATGACACATCGAAGCAAGATTTAGTTAACCCTGATCTGACGGCTGAAGATGATGAGCACCTATTCCAGTTAGAGGTTGAAGAAGATGAGGAAAATAGGCACCAATTTATCGAAACGACGATGACTGCTGTTGAAGATAAGTCGTTTGAGAAATTTGGACAAAAAATTGGTCCTGTTATCGAGGATGAATTCCGTATAGCTGTATTACCCAAAATAGAAGAAGTAATACTAGATCTAACTAAACAATACCCAGATTATAAATTGCATAACTTATCCATCACAGAAAGTCCATCTGGTGGCTATGGAGAAAAAATATTTAACATATATGATAATGAGAAAAATAAGGACCTTGTTCGTTTTCATGTCAGAAGGGATCACCCACCTTTGGAGGGATATTGGTTCAATTTTCACTACCATACGTATCTAGATACATTCCAAGCACACAACGATTTAGGAAGTATATATTGGGACAAAAATACCCCACCACGGTGGAAAACCTGA
- a CDS encoding toxin codes for MKKMTLLLCIFVPFLTIPSSANQYGVLLKNYHPINEMTVVQQLSNYEYIKEMLLLPNEEFDERSVLNIIQSLNRIDSAIMQKLVNNKVYVKLFNGSIINEPFANHLAGVRPRGYVDTDMKWDSVPGMGGNYVVLVKIGHSEKGQGHGSHNLELHELAHSIDAIVFDNIRHSMEFLAAWNTEVSTIFPNQPYFNDYPEEFFAEAFAMYYTSNETRELLAENAPLTAKYIRSLSLMK; via the coding sequence ATGAAAAAAATGACGCTATTATTATGTATATTTGTCCCTTTCCTTACGATCCCTTCCTCTGCTAATCAATATGGGGTACTTCTAAAAAACTATCATCCAATAAATGAAATGACAGTTGTTCAACAACTATCAAACTATGAATATATTAAAGAGATGCTACTACTTCCAAATGAGGAATTTGACGAACGATCAGTTCTTAATATAATACAATCGCTTAACCGAATTGATTCTGCAATAATGCAGAAATTAGTTAATAACAAAGTATATGTAAAATTGTTTAATGGTTCTATCATTAATGAACCATTTGCTAACCACTTAGCAGGTGTAAGACCGAGAGGTTATGTGGATACTGACATGAAGTGGGATAGTGTTCCTGGAATGGGAGGAAACTACGTCGTCCTTGTAAAAATAGGACATAGTGAAAAAGGGCAAGGTCACGGTTCTCACAACCTTGAATTGCACGAGTTAGCGCATTCGATTGATGCGATTGTTTTTGATAACATTAGACATAGTATGGAGTTTTTGGCAGCTTGGAATACTGAAGTGTCGACCATCTTTCCAAATCAACCATATTTTAATGATTATCCAGAGGAATTTTTTGCAGAAGCTTTTGCTATGTACTATACAAGTAACGAAACGAGAGAACTTCTTGCGGAAAATGCCCCCTTAACGGCGAAATATATACGCAGCTTATCATTAATGAAATGA
- a CDS encoding dicarboxylate/amino acid:cation symporter: MSLTKKILIGMGLGILVGLVFNIGIPQWFDAAETYILTPLGKIFIGLIKLLVVPIVIISLILGTAGISDPKKLGRIGIKTVIFFLITTSIALVIALSVGNILQPGLVEGLTIGEDTEVEAKEAPPVMETLIDIIPTNAFEAMVEGNMLQIIFFSILIGFALTQLEGKVPSIKKIIEESNSILMFLVDVVMKLAPIGAFALIAVAIGGQGFDAIAAMGKYFFAVLLALFIHLSITYGSVILVLGKMNPITFIKNFLPAIAVAFSTSSSSATLPVSMETAQKNLKIPKSISGFVQPLGATINMDGTAIMQGVATVFIAQLYGVDLSMADLATIVLTATLASIGTAGVPGVGIIMLTMVLTSVGLSLEAIALVLGVDRLLDMTRTAVNITGDAACAKFIAKSEEKHEASNAKTA, encoded by the coding sequence ATGTCATTAACAAAAAAAATATTAATTGGTATGGGTCTAGGTATTTTAGTCGGGTTAGTTTTCAATATCGGAATTCCTCAATGGTTTGACGCAGCAGAAACTTACATTTTAACTCCACTCGGTAAAATCTTCATTGGCTTAATTAAGCTATTAGTAGTACCTATTGTTATTATCTCACTAATTTTAGGAACTGCGGGAATAAGTGATCCGAAAAAATTAGGACGAATTGGTATCAAGACAGTTATCTTTTTCTTAATTACTACTTCTATTGCACTAGTAATTGCATTATCGGTAGGTAATATCCTACAACCGGGTCTAGTAGAAGGATTAACTATAGGAGAAGATACAGAAGTAGAAGCTAAAGAAGCACCACCGGTTATGGAAACATTAATCGATATCATTCCAACTAATGCTTTTGAAGCAATGGTTGAAGGAAACATGTTGCAAATTATCTTTTTCTCTATCTTAATTGGTTTTGCTCTTACACAGCTTGAAGGAAAAGTACCTTCTATTAAAAAGATTATTGAAGAATCAAATAGCATATTAATGTTCTTGGTAGATGTTGTTATGAAGCTAGCTCCTATCGGTGCATTCGCACTTATAGCAGTTGCGATAGGTGGACAAGGATTTGATGCGATTGCTGCAATGGGTAAATATTTCTTTGCTGTACTTTTAGCTTTATTCATACATTTGTCAATAACATATGGTTCAGTTATATTAGTCCTTGGTAAAATGAATCCGATTACTTTCATTAAAAACTTCTTACCAGCAATTGCTGTCGCTTTTAGTACATCAAGTAGTTCAGCTACTTTACCAGTATCAATGGAGACAGCTCAAAAGAATTTAAAAATACCTAAGAGTATTAGTGGTTTCGTTCAGCCATTAGGTGCTACAATCAATATGGACGGCACAGCGATCATGCAAGGGGTTGCTACAGTATTTATTGCTCAGCTATACGGTGTAGATCTTTCAATGGCCGATCTAGCTACTATCGTATTAACAGCTACATTAGCTAGTATCGGAACTGCAGGTGTTCCTGGTGTGGGAATCATTATGTTAACGATGGTACTAACATCAGTTGGATTAAGCTTAGAGGCAATTGCACTCGTTCTTGGTGTTGATAGGTTACTTGATATGACAAGAACAGCAGTTAATATTACTGGTGACGCTGCATGTGCGAAGTTTATCGCTAAATCAGAAGAAAAGCATGAAGCAAGTAATGCTAAAACTGCATAA